The Apodemus sylvaticus chromosome 22, mApoSyl1.1, whole genome shotgun sequence genome includes a region encoding these proteins:
- the LOC127672817 gene encoding zinc finger protein 120-like, translated as FDDVHVKFTEEEWNLLDPSQKSLYKNVMLETYLNLKAIGYNLEEHHLEEHCQNNRSHKRCSNLQYHKTTPTGEKPHEYNQCGKAFARPSHLQTQKMTHTGEKPYKCDQCGKAFAQRSSLQYHKRTHTGEKPYECHQCGKAFACHSHLQIHKRTHTGDKPYECNQCGKAFACHSNLQIHKRTHTGEKPYECNQCGKSFACHIALQVHKRTHTGEKPYECNQCGKAFAQCSALQYHKRTHTGEKPYECNQCGKAFAQHSDLQRHKRTHTGEKPYECNQCGKAFTRPSHLQYHKRTHTGQKTY; from the exons tttgatgatgtgcatgtgaaattcacggaggaagagtggaatttgctggatccttcccagaagagtctctacaaaaatgtgatgttggaaacctacctgaacctcaaagctatag gctataatttggaagagcatcatcttgaagaacattgtcaaaataatagaagtcataaaag atgcagtaatctccaatatcataaaacaacacctactggagagaaacctcatgaatataatcaatgtggtaaagcctttgcaagacccagtcatctccaaacacaaaaaatgacacatacaggagagaaaccttataaatgcgatcaatgtggtaaagcctttgcacagcgcagttctctccaatatcataaaagaacacatactggagagaaaccttatgagtgccatcaatgtggtaaagcctttgcatgtcacagtcatctccaaatacataaaagaacacatactggagacaaaccttatgaatgtaatcaatgtggtaaagcctttgcatgtcacagtaatctccaaatacataaaagaacacatactggagagaaaccttatgaatgtaatcaatgtggtaaatcctTTGCATGTCACATTGCTCTCcaagtacataaaagaacacatactggagagaaaccttatgaatgtaatcaatgtggtaaagcctttgcacagtgcagtgctctccaatatcataaaagaacacatactggagagaaaccttatgaatgtaatcaatgtggtaaagcctttgcacagcacagtgatctccaaagacataaaagaacacatactggagagaaaccttatgaatgtaatcaatgtggtaaagcctttacaagacccagtcatctccagtatcataaaagaacacacaccggacagaaaacttattaa